Proteins from a single region of Akkermansiaceae bacterium:
- the mpl gene encoding UDP-N-acetylmuramate:L-alanyl-gamma-D-glutamyl-meso-diaminopimelate ligase: MADKTRFHFTGICGTAMGAVAAAMKQRGFTVTGSDAAVYPPMSDFLRGQGITIAEGYKEENIPADADVVIIGNAISRGNPEAEAALDRKLLYHSLPEVMKEFFLRGKRNLVVSGTHGKTTTSSMLASVLRDAGKNPGFMIGGLPKNLGCGAYFPDSEFNVLEGDEYDTAFFDKRSKFLHYLPDCVVVNNIEFDHADIYNSLDEIKLTFRRLLNIVPRSGRAFVNGDDPNCLDVSANAPCPVTRVGLGENCDLRIENVSYEPERSSFTLGGVPYSVRMTGEFNVRNAAMAAAAATFAGLSAEEIRAGLENFEGVARRQELKGEVNGIKVVDDFAHHPTAIKLAVQSLRQKFNGDRLWVLFEPRSNTTRRAVFQNELAEALATADCAVVAAIPDLHKIPENDRLDPVKLADDISRLGGECAYLADVDAIVAYVSERAASGDVIAVLSNGGFGGIHGKLLDALA; the protein is encoded by the coding sequence ATGGCAGACAAGACCCGCTTCCACTTCACCGGCATCTGTGGCACCGCCATGGGGGCTGTCGCCGCCGCCATGAAACAACGCGGTTTCACCGTGACCGGTTCTGACGCCGCGGTGTATCCGCCCATGTCCGACTTCCTGCGGGGCCAGGGCATCACCATCGCGGAAGGCTACAAGGAGGAGAACATCCCGGCGGATGCGGATGTGGTCATCATCGGCAACGCCATTTCCCGCGGGAATCCGGAGGCGGAAGCCGCGCTCGACCGCAAGCTGCTCTACCATTCCCTGCCGGAGGTCATGAAGGAGTTCTTCCTCCGCGGGAAACGGAACCTCGTCGTCTCCGGCACCCACGGGAAAACCACCACCTCCTCCATGCTGGCGTCGGTCCTCCGTGACGCGGGGAAAAACCCCGGCTTCATGATCGGCGGCCTGCCGAAGAATCTCGGCTGCGGCGCTTATTTCCCGGACTCCGAATTCAACGTGCTGGAGGGCGACGAGTACGACACCGCCTTCTTCGACAAGCGCTCGAAGTTCCTCCACTACCTGCCGGACTGCGTCGTGGTGAACAACATCGAGTTCGACCACGCGGACATCTACAACTCGTTGGACGAGATCAAGCTGACCTTCCGCCGCCTGCTCAACATCGTCCCCCGCAGCGGTCGCGCCTTCGTCAATGGCGACGACCCCAACTGCCTGGACGTCTCCGCCAACGCGCCATGCCCGGTGACCCGCGTGGGCCTCGGCGAGAACTGCGACCTGCGGATCGAAAATGTAAGCTATGAGCCGGAGCGCAGCTCGTTCACCCTCGGTGGCGTGCCCTATTCCGTCCGCATGACGGGCGAATTCAACGTCCGGAATGCCGCGATGGCCGCCGCCGCCGCCACCTTCGCCGGGCTTTCCGCGGAGGAAATCCGCGCCGGGCTGGAGAATTTCGAGGGCGTCGCCCGCCGCCAGGAACTCAAGGGCGAGGTGAACGGCATCAAGGTGGTCGATGACTTCGCCCACCACCCCACCGCCATCAAGCTGGCGGTGCAGAGCCTGCGCCAGAAATTCAACGGCGACCGCCTGTGGGTGCTTTTCGAGCCGCGCTCGAACACCACCCGCCGTGCCGTTTTCCAGAATGAGTTGGCCGAAGCGCTGGCCACCGCCGACTGTGCCGTGGTCGCTGCCATCCCGGATCTCCACAAGATCCCGGAAAACGACCGCCTCGACCCCGTGAAGCTGGCGGACGACATCAGCCGACTGGGCGGCGAATGCGCCTACCTCGCGGATGTCGATGCCATCGTCGCCTACGTATCCGAGCGGGCCGCCAGCGGGGATGTCATCGCCGTCCTCAGCAACGGCGGCTTCGGCGGCATCCACGGCAAGCTGCTGGACGCCCTGGCCTGA
- a CDS encoding autotransporter-associated beta strand repeat-containing protein, translating into MKPSRLPAFLRRVLALAALPPLASSTALAATWYWDTDSVTAEAQQAAGTWTNGGSTWWDGAATVPWNNAAGNIAHFGTNTGAGISGTTDASRLITVSGTVNAAGLIFNATSLSSYILSDGQIALAAGSTIDVKGSDGTDTNTKRHRITGVISGNNINIARTTTATLAMLRLSGGNSWTGNLTLSANTGNEGMFVEALNPAALNNLSSVTVGERSSMILASAAQFTPNFSITGLGAGGNRGAIRFDTIGARLSGSVTLTGNATVNASSGITATISGPIIQGSNTLDVNRSGGGILILSANNNLTGPVTVWTGNLALSGNNTIAGTIAVGANSLSLSGDNQFVGTGQITLNGGSLTLTRPTSVQAAGSIPNPIILTGDANTIVAMVGPGGFSESEYAALPSMAIGGGGSAAYGMGALADFTWDGALSGTRAFAKSGPGTLTLLGSRSDSGGIVIREGPLRFYHIANGGQNSSIGRSPSAAANLVLSGGRLMYVGPEAQTDRLFTLSGNSVIDSSGHGPLRFTNPGSIVTSGANRNLTLTGYAPGENRIDSIIPNTGGGVSITKQGTASWTLTGTNAHTGTTRNNGGLLTLDYTNGDPISTGQVHLNAGEIRIKGKPSGTEETFSTFRLAVNQHTAGTLRFEGRVNLTMTSLDGAGQTQRNDLIDISSNPNNSISVGSTTNPIRVVGGVLQANTSTETNGRANIILRDKDGTYGFPTLSGITTGNLVKATLTNIPSGSTAAFNDLTKNYRVTKGDYSATGVWSGNLENLLFHTITFDSTAPDVSTDNEIILNMNGTRMTPTSTGKGILITGNNNVTINNIDDFNSNTQPIWFHNYLQPNATFKITGDFDQQFLIIGGSGFTEYSGFLQKTDNFFVHGSAVRISRNQILFATQGNFRVAAGGVLELGADFFRLGLYPEWDEVDFTKPLRTSQTGGIAFYGDSGLSAYSNAAPTPTVPIPRRVVHFANTDSSGVPISQDLTWGAERFLTQPDSEADGDYTFKLSSARSNAMLELRNNINLNGRSRNIEVANGSAAVDALLKGVLSGSDASGIIKSGAGTLQLAGQNTYKGETRIQEGKLIAGTGNLHSSSRISIATPASGGTGTLQVTSDLSVAAVMIDGVAQPAGKVTHASVDGAGSLYVGAIMTPYQQWVSNNNLGTGESAADYDADFDGVKNGIEYAVGSNPKGSTPSVLTQVAGSPRSVRFNRATSPVRSDLTLYLEASPDLTSSSWTVLATSTAGAAMISSVGASATVSESAGTVTVTDNRTPVPGKVFYRLRAQIP; encoded by the coding sequence ATGAAACCCTCTCGTCTTCCCGCCTTCCTCCGTCGTGTCCTGGCGTTGGCTGCCCTGCCCCCCCTTGCTTCGTCCACGGCTCTGGCCGCCACCTGGTATTGGGATACCGACTCGGTCACCGCTGAAGCCCAGCAGGCCGCCGGGACATGGACCAACGGCGGCTCCACCTGGTGGGACGGCGCCGCCACCGTGCCGTGGAATAATGCGGCCGGAAACATCGCCCATTTCGGAACCAATACCGGCGCGGGGATCTCCGGTACGACCGATGCGAGCCGGTTGATCACCGTTTCCGGCACCGTGAACGCCGCGGGGCTGATTTTCAATGCGACGAGCTTGTCCAGCTACATCCTGAGCGATGGGCAGATTGCTTTGGCGGCCGGATCGACCATCGACGTGAAGGGATCAGATGGCACTGATACGAATACCAAGCGCCATCGGATCACCGGCGTCATTTCAGGGAACAACATCAACATCGCGCGCACAACGACAGCTACCCTGGCCATGCTCCGGTTGTCCGGCGGCAACTCCTGGACGGGAAACCTGACGCTCTCCGCGAACACGGGGAACGAGGGGATGTTTGTCGAAGCCCTCAACCCAGCCGCCCTCAACAACCTGTCCAGCGTCACCGTCGGGGAGCGTTCGAGCATGATTCTCGCCTCCGCGGCTCAATTCACCCCGAATTTCTCCATCACCGGCCTCGGCGCGGGCGGCAACCGGGGGGCGATCCGCTTTGATACCATCGGCGCCAGGCTCTCCGGCTCCGTGACCCTCACCGGAAATGCGACCGTCAACGCCAGCAGCGGCATTACCGCCACCATATCGGGGCCCATCATCCAAGGTAGCAACACACTGGACGTCAACAGATCAGGTGGTGGTATTCTGATCCTGAGCGCGAACAACAACCTCACCGGGCCGGTGACTGTATGGACCGGGAATCTGGCGTTGTCCGGCAACAACACGATTGCAGGAACCATTGCGGTCGGGGCCAACAGTCTGTCTCTCTCCGGTGACAACCAATTCGTCGGAACAGGGCAGATCACTCTCAACGGAGGATCGCTCACGCTCACCCGGCCGACTTCCGTTCAGGCCGCCGGGTCGATCCCGAATCCCATCATCCTTACCGGAGACGCCAACACCATTGTCGCCATGGTCGGCCCGGGTGGTTTCTCCGAGAGTGAGTATGCCGCCCTGCCCTCCATGGCAATCGGCGGCGGCGGGTCAGCCGCCTACGGTATGGGCGCTCTGGCAGACTTCACGTGGGACGGTGCTCTCTCCGGCACCCGGGCCTTTGCCAAGAGTGGCCCTGGCACCCTCACCCTTTTGGGGAGTCGCAGTGACAGCGGTGGAATCGTCATTCGTGAAGGCCCGCTCCGGTTCTACCACATCGCCAATGGAGGCCAGAACTCCTCGATCGGACGCTCCCCCTCCGCTGCGGCAAACCTGGTCCTCAGCGGCGGGCGCCTGATGTACGTCGGACCGGAAGCCCAGACCGACCGGCTGTTCACTCTGAGCGGCAATTCCGTGATCGATTCGTCCGGCCACGGTCCCCTCCGTTTCACCAATCCCGGCAGCATTGTCACCAGCGGCGCGAACCGCAACCTTACTCTCACCGGCTATGCACCGGGTGAGAACAGGATCGACAGCATCATCCCCAACACGGGCGGCGGGGTGTCCATCACCAAGCAGGGCACGGCGTCGTGGACGCTCACCGGCACGAATGCCCATACCGGCACCACCCGCAACAACGGCGGACTCCTCACATTGGACTATACCAACGGAGATCCCATCAGCACCGGTCAGGTGCATCTCAACGCGGGGGAGATCCGCATCAAGGGCAAACCGTCCGGCACCGAGGAAACCTTCAGCACGTTCCGGCTGGCGGTCAACCAGCACACCGCCGGCACGCTGAGATTCGAGGGAAGGGTGAACCTTACCATGACCTCTCTCGACGGTGCGGGACAGACCCAGCGGAATGACCTCATCGATATCTCAAGCAATCCGAACAATTCCATTTCGGTGGGGAGCACCACCAACCCCATCAGGGTGGTGGGCGGGGTGCTGCAGGCGAATACCTCCACCGAGACGAATGGACGCGCCAACATCATCCTGCGGGACAAGGATGGGACCTACGGCTTCCCGACATTGAGCGGAATAACCACGGGCAACCTGGTCAAAGCCACCCTGACCAACATCCCATCCGGCTCGACCGCCGCCTTCAACGATCTCACAAAGAATTACAGGGTCACGAAAGGGGACTATTCCGCCACCGGCGTTTGGAGCGGCAACCTTGAGAATCTGCTTTTCCACACCATCACCTTTGACTCAACCGCTCCCGATGTCTCCACCGACAATGAGATCATCCTGAACATGAATGGCACCCGGATGACGCCCACCTCGACCGGAAAAGGCATCCTGATCACGGGAAACAACAATGTGACGATCAACAACATTGACGATTTCAATTCCAACACCCAGCCGATCTGGTTCCACAACTATCTCCAGCCGAACGCCACCTTCAAGATAACCGGGGATTTCGACCAACAGTTCCTTATCATCGGCGGAAGCGGATTCACCGAATATTCAGGTTTCCTGCAAAAGACGGACAATTTCTTCGTCCATGGCTCCGCGGTGCGGATCTCACGCAACCAGATCCTTTTCGCGACGCAGGGGAACTTCCGGGTGGCCGCGGGTGGTGTCCTCGAGCTGGGCGCGGACTTCTTCCGGCTGGGGCTTTATCCCGAATGGGATGAGGTGGATTTCACGAAGCCGTTGAGGACCAGCCAGACCGGCGGCATCGCATTTTACGGGGATTCCGGGCTCAGCGCTTATTCCAATGCTGCGCCGACCCCTACGGTGCCGATCCCCAGGAGGGTGGTGCACTTCGCGAACACGGATAGCAGCGGCGTTCCGATCAGCCAGGATCTCACTTGGGGGGCTGAGCGCTTCCTCACCCAGCCGGATTCCGAGGCGGATGGGGACTACACCTTCAAGCTGTCCTCCGCCAGATCGAACGCCATGCTGGAACTGCGCAACAACATCAACCTGAACGGCCGCAGCCGGAACATCGAGGTGGCGAATGGCAGTGCGGCCGTTGACGCGCTGCTCAAGGGGGTCCTCAGTGGCAGTGATGCCTCAGGGATCATCAAGTCCGGAGCCGGCACGCTCCAGCTCGCAGGCCAGAACACCTACAAGGGGGAGACCCGCATCCAGGAGGGCAAACTCATCGCAGGGACCGGGAACCTGCATTCATCCTCCAGAATCTCCATCGCCACACCGGCCTCCGGCGGCACCGGCACGCTCCAGGTGACCAGTGATCTCTCCGTCGCCGCCGTCATGATCGACGGGGTTGCCCAGCCTGCGGGCAAGGTGACGCATGCCAGCGTCGACGGAGCCGGATCGCTCTATGTCGGCGCGATCATGACCCCCTACCAGCAGTGGGTCAGCAACAACAACCTGGGCACGGGTGAGTCCGCCGCCGACTACGACGCGGACTTCGACGGTGTGAAGAACGGCATCGAGTATGCCGTGGGCAGCAACCCGAAGGGTTCCACTCCATCGGTTCTGACTCAGGTGGCCGGCAGCCCCAGATCTGTCAGATTCAACCGTGCGACCAGCCCGGTCCGCAGCGACCTGACCCTCTATCTGGAAGCCAGCCCGGATCTGACGTCGTCCTCTTGGACGGTGTTGGCGACGAGCACCGCGGGTGCCGCGATGATCAGCAGCGTGGGCGCGAGCGCGACCGTGTCGGAGTCCGCAGGCACCGTCACCGTCACTGACAACAGGACTCCCGTTCCGGGGAAGGTGTTCTATCGCCTGAGGGCCCAAATCCCCTGA
- a CDS encoding sugar phosphate isomerase/epimerase has translation MNRRKLLTMVPAAAALLSLRSKAAPIPASAATQAGFAISVQCWSLKEFTLFEAIEKAASAGATGVEIFPGQKLSPEDETKVGPDMADDKIEALKAHLEKNKIAAVNFGVTGIDKDEAKARPVFEFAKKLGLYGVTTESLGSLDTLEKLAKEYDVKVCFHNHPKPTALWNPDTIWDAIKDRHENIGFCADLGHWATSGLDPLEVIKKIAPRVRSFHMKDREIVGKPSRDRPFGTGVIDNFAILDEVRKHGFAGNVTIEYEFNWKNNVTEIAQCVGYLRAYSATRKG, from the coding sequence ATGAACCGACGCAAACTCCTCACGATGGTGCCTGCCGCTGCGGCCCTTCTTTCGCTCCGCTCGAAAGCCGCCCCCATCCCGGCCTCCGCCGCCACCCAGGCCGGCTTCGCCATTTCCGTCCAGTGCTGGTCGCTGAAGGAATTCACCCTTTTCGAAGCCATCGAGAAAGCCGCCTCCGCCGGTGCCACCGGAGTCGAGATCTTCCCCGGCCAGAAGCTCTCCCCCGAGGATGAGACCAAGGTGGGACCGGACATGGCGGATGACAAGATCGAGGCGCTGAAGGCCCATCTGGAGAAGAACAAGATCGCCGCCGTCAACTTCGGCGTCACCGGCATCGACAAGGATGAGGCAAAGGCCCGCCCGGTGTTCGAGTTCGCGAAAAAGCTCGGCCTCTACGGCGTCACCACCGAGTCGCTCGGCTCCCTTGATACCCTTGAGAAACTGGCGAAGGAATACGACGTGAAGGTCTGCTTCCACAACCATCCGAAGCCCACCGCCCTCTGGAACCCGGACACCATCTGGGACGCCATCAAGGACCGCCATGAGAACATCGGCTTCTGCGCGGACCTCGGCCACTGGGCCACCTCCGGGCTGGACCCTCTGGAGGTCATCAAAAAGATCGCCCCGCGCGTCCGTTCCTTCCACATGAAGGACCGCGAGATCGTCGGCAAGCCGAGCCGTGACCGTCCGTTCGGCACCGGCGTGATCGACAACTTCGCCATCCTCGATGAGGTCCGCAAACACGGCTTCGCCGGCAACGTCACCATCGAGTACGAATTCAACTGGAAGAACAACGTGACGGAGATCGCCCAGTGCGTCGGCTACCTCCGCGCCTACTCCGCCACCCGCAAGGGCTGA